One window of Gymnogyps californianus isolate 813 chromosome 10, ASM1813914v2, whole genome shotgun sequence genomic DNA carries:
- the STRIT1 gene encoding sarcoplasmic/endoplasmic reticulum calcium ATPase regulator DWORF isoform X1, which translates to MWPKLTAQVPLSRLVVPILLAVGWIVGCAVMVYIVFS; encoded by the exons ATGTGGCCCAAGCTCACAG ccCAAGTCCCACTTTCACGTCTCGTCGTACCTATACTCCTTGCAGTTGGCTGGATAGTGGGTTGTGCAGTAATGGTTTACATTGTCTTCTCTTGA
- the STRIT1 gene encoding sarcoplasmic/endoplasmic reticulum calcium ATPase regulator DWORF isoform X2, with translation MAEPAQVPLSRLVVPILLAVGWIVGCAVMVYIVFS, from the coding sequence ccCAAGTCCCACTTTCACGTCTCGTCGTACCTATACTCCTTGCAGTTGGCTGGATAGTGGGTTGTGCAGTAATGGTTTACATTGTCTTCTCTTGA